Proteins encoded in a region of the Carassius auratus strain Wakin chromosome 21, ASM336829v1, whole genome shotgun sequence genome:
- the LOC113038643 gene encoding 5-hydroxytryptamine receptor 1A-beta, which translates to MEENNDTFLSFQNDSGLNQQLDNVTLPVKVPLSYQISTSLLIGALILCSIFGNACVVAAIALERSLQNVANYLIGSLAVTDLMVSVLVLPMAALYQVLDKWTLGQVTCDIFISLDILCCTSSILHLCAIALDRYWAITNPIDYMKKRTLKRAALLITVTWFVGFSISIPPMLIMKSQPKSKAEDMANPEACMISHDPWYTIYSTFCAFYIPLILMLVLYGRIFKAARFRIRKTVRKPEKKRVKCLTVSPALFKRANGELGKNWKSAVEPKPNACVNGAVKHAEDGESLEIIEVHSNSKNNMPLPNTPNSVPLFENKHEKNTEAKRKLALARERKTVKTLGIIMGTFIVCWLPFFIKAIVLPFCPSCDMPLWLIDVINWLGYSNSLLNPIIYAYFNKDFQSAFKKIIKCHFCRP; encoded by the coding sequence ATGGAAGAAAACAACGACACGTTCTTATCTTTTCAGAACGACAGTGGGTTAAATCAGCAGCTCGACAATGTGACTTTACCTGTGAAGGTTCCACTAAGTTATCAGATCTCCACGTCTTTGCTGATCGGCGCGCTCATTCTATGTTCCATATTTGGAAACGCGTGTGTTGTGGCGGCTATTGCTTTGGAAAGATCGCTGCAGAATGTTGCAAACTACCTGATCGGATCACTTGCTGTGACGGACCTCATGGTGTCGGTGCTTGTGTTGCCAATGGCAGCTCTTTACCAAGTTTTAGACAAGTGGACGCTTGGACAGGTAActtgtgatatttttatttctttagacATTTTATGTTGCACATCTTCAATTCTGCACCTGTGCGCAATCGCTTTGGATAGATACTGGGCGATCACCAACCCAATAGACTACATGAAGAAAAGGACATTAAAACGTGCCGCTCTTTTAATCACCGTTACCTGGTTTGTCGGCTTTTCGATATCAATTCCACCCATGTTGATCATGAAATCTCAACCTAAGAGTAAAGCAGAAGACATGGCCAATCCTGAAGCTTGCATGATCAGCCACGACCCATGGTACACCATTTATTCCACCTTTTGCGCGTTTTACATCCCTCTGATTCTCATGCTGGTCTTGTACGGACGCATATTCAAAGCGGCGAGATTTCGCATTCGCAAAACCGTTCGAAAGCCCGAGAAGAAGAGGGTGAAATGTTTGACTGTGTCACCTGCGCTTTTTAAGCGAGCGAACGGAGAGCTGGGCAAAAACTGGAAAAGCGCAGTCGAACCCAAGCCCAACGCGTGCGTAAACGGCGCGGTGAAGCACGCGGAAGACGGTGAGTCTTTGGAGATCATCGAGGTTCACAGCAACTCCAAAAACAACATGCCTCTTCCCAACACGCcaaactctgtccctctgttcgAGAACAAACACGAGAAGAACACCGAGGCGAAGAGGAAGCTCGCCTTGGCGCGCGAGCGCAAGACAGTGAAGACGCTGGGCATTATAATGGGCACTTTCATTGTGTGTTGGTTGCCATTCTTCATCAAAGCAATCGTGCTGCCTTTTTGTCCGTCTTGTGATATGCCTTTGTGGCTCATCGACGTCATTAATTGGCTCGGGTATTCAAACTCGCTTTTGAACCCCATCATTTACGCGTACTTCAATAAAGACTTTCAGAGCGCCTTCAAGAAAatcattaaatgtcatttttgcaGACCATAA